The Scleropages formosus chromosome 3, fSclFor1.1, whole genome shotgun sequence genome contains the following window.
TTTACAGAACCAAAATACTGTGATGCAGAGCTGTTTCTGAGGGACCTTCACTAAATGAGGACATGGCGTCTTTTTTTACGTTTTTCCATAAAGTAAGACTTCGGGTAAATTGTGCGAAATAACTTATAGGAGACTTCTCTCATTAGTTAACAGAAATCGCATGAGCAACGTCCAAGTTTCTCCAGTTTGTCATGACGCGTTCGCTCCAGCGGTGACATAATAAAAACGCGCCCGTCGTCAGCTGCGCATGCGTGCTTGACTCTGGCGGCGCGTGGGGCGCAAGTTGTCTTCCGCCGCTCCGGACTGCGAACGATGTCGAGCGACTTCTATTTAAGATACTATGTTGGACATAAAGGCAAATTCGGACATGAGTTTCTGGAATTTGAATTTCGCCCGGATGGTAAATGTCGATACTCCTTGTTCTGAATTTTGTGAACTTACTCACTGTTTCCTCTGGAACAATTAACCCgttcttatgtttttttttcccaggcaagttGAGATACGCAAACAACAGTAATTACAAGAACGATGTCATGATCAGGAAAGAGGTTAGTTTTATATGCACTTTTACGTTTTACTCACTGAAAGTCGTTACTTTTTCTTTGTGTGGTCCCCCCCGGTGACCATTTTTACTAGATATAACTTTAACTGTGTTACTGAGACCTGAAGGCAGCTCATTATTCCAGGGCTATGTTAAATACTAGAATATCAAAGAGTGCTTAAgtgcaaaaatgaaatgcacagtGTTTGTAGCAAGTCAAATCTTTGTCAAGTACAAAGGTTATTTCTTTCTCACTCACCCTTTGAGACACATCTGTGTTCAGATGTTACATTAGTCCGAGTGAGAATTTGTCACGCCAGCagcttatttgtttttgtgcGCACGTGCTTGGACAAGGCTCTTTTAGTAAAAGTTTTAGCTGAGGCTTCTTGTTTCTGTTACACACAGGCCTATGTGCACAAAAGTGTGATGGAGGAGCTGAAAAGGATCATCGATGACAGCGAAGTAACGAAAGAAGACGATGCACTGTGGCCACCGCCAGACAGAGTAGGCAGACAGGTTGGTATCACAGCCGCAAAGTATACGGTGGTATTTGTCTGTTTTCGCATCTCGTTTCCGTTTGTGGTTGGTGCGCTTGccagcagtgtattttttttttttttttttttttttttttttttaaacactgttttGTGGTAGCAAGTGATTTTATAACAACTGACATCTCAGTGAGTACATGATGCAGAGGgacatttgtctgtgtgtgttggaacAGTCCTGGTCTTGCATGAATGCTGAAGGAGGCATGTCAGAATGCATCTGTGCGTTGTCCAAAATAACTTGTTTCTGGGTACACGGGTGCTGCAACTTTGTTATTTCTAATGCCAGCTTTTATGATGATGTAGAAAAATATTACTCTCTTTTTAGGAACTGGAGATAGTCATTGGAGATGAGCACATTTCCTTCACAACATCAAAGATTGGGTCACTGATCGATGTGAACCAGTCGAAGTGAGTACATGGATCTGTCATGAATCTCAGAAAGGAGGTGGTGGAGGCAGTGATATTAAAATCAGTTTCTGGGGTTGAGCTTTGTGTAGCTTTTAATAATTGTCAGTTTTGGtatatttcagaaatgaagCACTTAATTGTAATAGTCACCCTGAAAGATCTTTATAGCCTTCTAAGCTGACAATTTAAAAAGAGctggggggggaaagaaaaactgcatcCATAATAGCTGCTGTGTCTTGGCTTCAGGGCCAGTCTGCAGACAGAGGGTCTGCAGGGGAAGGATGGCCAGACTAGAAGTATTTTCAAGCATTGCATCAGCTCAGCATCCCAGACTTAGTGTATGGATTCAGTTGCTTTGGTTTGTtctattaaatgtttaaagaaaatataatcCTGTTGGTAAACATgcagttattaatttatattcatgATAACAAGGGGTGTCACAGCAACTAACAGtgactcacagcacctgagtgatttgaaaggacatgggtttgattcttTGCCCAGTTtatgtggcgtttgcatgtacTCTGGGTGCATTGGTTTACTCCCACCGTTAAGacatgtttcatgtgaattggtgactctaaatttccccatagtgcacgtgtgtgtgtgtgtgtgtagattggTGTCTAGATGAGTGATTGACTGAGTTAGTGCACTGTAGTGTGAACagcattgtaggtcactttggatggaaggtgttggctaaataaTACGTAACattcattttaagttgctttagagaaaagcatctgctaaatgaataaacataaatgataaatgtcacatttgtttCAGGGATCCAGAAGGTCTTCGAGTTTTCTACTACCTGGTTCAGGATCTGAAATGTCTGGTCTTCAGTCTCATCGGCttacatttcaaaatcaaaCCTATTTAAGATGGACActttttccaggtttttttttttttattttttttctcgtttgctgtctgaaaacattttgtacattttcaagggttttctgtggttttcaataaaatgttctaaTTCCTGTAAATTGTGTCTTCAGTGGTTTTAAGTGCAAAACACAGGACTGAATGTGTTGGAGCAAGAATATGAAGTTGGAAATAATCAAGTGTTTCTTCAAAGCTCTGAGCACCAAAGCACAGCATTGTGTTGTGGCAGTTCAATAAAACCTGTTCAATTTATACATGAATGGCCATCATGTAGACTGAAGCACTCCTGGGATCTGTGCAAAGTTGTTTAATATAAAgtgtgggcagcatggtgccatagccagtagcgctgctgactcacagcacctgggtggtgccagaggacatgggttcgatcccctcccaggctgtgtgggtttctgctgggtgctctgatttcctcccacagttgaaaCACAtgctagagagagagagagagagagagagagagagagagag
Protein-coding sequences here:
- the LOC108935161 gene encoding protein mago nashi homolog, coding for MSSDFYLRYYVGHKGKFGHEFLEFEFRPDGKLRYANNSNYKNDVMIRKEAYVHKSVMEELKRIIDDSEVTKEDDALWPPPDRVGRQELEIVIGDEHISFTTSKIGSLIDVNQSKDPEGLRVFYYLVQDLKCLVFSLIGLHFKIKPI